CTCACAATTGCCACGTCAGCATTTAACGTCAGACTTGACGGTCAATATAACTCCCGTTGTAAATTGGtcatattttgaaatgtaaggtatgaaattaatgaaattgaaatctcGGAGCCCATTTCAATACTGACTTTAAATCTCCAAGgactaaaatataattaattctatttttaaacatgttattatgattttacattgtatataaaagaaataaaaataaaaataaaagtgccCTCGTTCTTCCCGCATCGTAGTCACGTGCTTTTCCATCCCCATTCGTATTAATAGCGATCCTGCCTTTTTGTCGCTGACCAACCCAATTGTACCACGACCCATCTCCACCGTCCAGatcaattacaatttacaacaaaCACGTGAATTCttgcagaaaaataaaaataaaaataaggttGGGGTAAAAATtgatattaaataaataaaaaataagaagctagtaattaaaaaaatggcaGGCCTGAGAAAAAAAGGTGTCGACGATGGTCATGTTAAGAATAAATCTTTTATGTTGTGTTGATTGGGTTCCTCCCCCCGCCCAGTTcacccaaaaatatattttatatatattttaataatacaCATGTCAGCGACTTCCCAAGATAGAAATATAGATTGTCTTCCCAATCATACACTGCACCTCCCATTTCCACTTTggcaaaataatatatttatataaaaaatcaccATCACAATCGAAAAGCCGAAATTGATAGACACACTCCCTTGTCATTTCTTGCTGATTACAAATTTTCTACTCTGAAAAAATctgcaaggaaaaaaaaaaaacctatctCAAAGGGTGTTTTGAAATCAGTCTTAAACAGCAAGCAAAGCAGATTTGAAGAATCCATAGATATAGTTTGCTTCAAGACGATAGAGAttaggaaggaagaaaaattagCATGGCGAGCCCGAAATCCAGAAGCGGGGAGGGCGTGCCCTGCGATTTCTGCACTGATCAGCCGGCGGTTCTCTACTGTAAGGCCGACTCCGCCAAGCTCTGCTTATTCTGCGACCAGCACGTGCACTCGGCCAACTTGCTCTCCCGGAAGCACGTGCGCTCTCAGATCTGTGATAATTGCGCGTCCGAGCCCGTCTCCGTCCGCTGCTCTACCGACAACCTCGTTCTCTGCCAGGAGTGCGATTGGGACGCCCACGGTAGCTGCTCTGTCTCGGCCGCACACGATCGCACCCCTCTCGAGGGCTTCTCCGGCTGCCCCTCCGCGCTCCAGCTCGCCTCCCTGCTGGGCCTCGATCTCCACGACAAGAACGTTCCGGGTCAACCCGACCCGCAGCTCCAGAACTGGGATATGGGTATGCCCTCCCTGGATTCTTCTTGGAGTGGGATGGGCCTGCAGGACTTGATGGTGCCCAACCACAACCAGAACCGCGTCGTTTACCCGAATGATGAGCTGATGGTGAAGAGACAGAGTGCCGGGGGCATTAGCGGGAAGCAGAAGCAGGGGATACAGAAGCAGCTGGTGGAGTTGCTTAAGAGAGACTTGGACGGTagcggtggcggtggcgatGGAGGTGGTTGTGGTGATGGTGGAGAGAATTTGGTGGTGCCGCGTACGCCGCCAAGCAGTGGTTGGCAGGAGGACAATGGAAATGGGAACGGGGAAGGTCTTGAACCGCTTGAGCTGGGGAATAGGAATGGAGGTGTTGATGGGGTTGTAGTTTCTGCTGCCACTTCGCAGCCATTGTTGCAGCAACAAGCGCCCTTTACGTCTCTGCTTATGATGCCTGAAGAGAACCGTGGCATTGTCGACGGTGACATGTTGTGGAATAGCAACCCCCATGGTCAGAGCAGTCAGGTATTGTCTTCAATTGCTAAACTGAGCTTAGTTAAAACGCATTGATAACGAATCTGCATCGTTTGTTCATTTGAAGACAATGGAAACAAGAGTTACAAGTTTCTGTTCTAGTTTACTGCTCTCATCCCTTTTGTAGTGAACAATTCTTCTTATAATTCCTTCATCTGTCTAATACTAAATCTAGAAAATTGTATAGTGGCATGTTCGAGACAAAAGAGATGTAGTTTTTTCAAGTTCATGAGATGTCAATTGCGAACTCTTATTTCTCATggttccctttcttttttcttttcttttttggtttacTATTTGCAAGTCATATATTAGCTTTGACAGGGGTGAATTGTTTGCAGTATTAAAGGTTTCATCTGCTTTAGATCCCCCTGCAAGGCAATTTACTCATAATTCTACGGTGTAGATTTCAATTGTGTTTTGGGTGCACCTATGACAATCATGCTAACTTGCTACTGGCTTGCAGATATGGGATTTCCATTTAGGACGGTCGAGGGATCATGAAGAATCAGGTCCATTGGAAGTCACATATGGTTCAAACGATTCAGGATTTATGATTAAGAATTTTGGTGAACTTATGAAAGAAACATCTTTGACTGATACAAAAATGTTCAGAGATTTGTACCAGATGAACTGCCCTGTTGGACATGATGATATAAAATTCAGTGTGAGTCCTTTCTGTATTCATTTGTTCGttcaatcaatttttttttctaaagttcCCTCAGGCATTTTATGTACATCAATAGTACCATACAGTCCTCTCGTGCGACCGTTTGTCATGTTCAAGTATTTAGTATCTCAATCAATATTGACAGCTTTCTAGTGTGTAGTTGTTATCTAATATACACTAGCACCCCTGTATGTGATTTGTTGAACCTCACTTTTCAGTCTTGAGAAATGTACAAAATGCCGTGTGTTAAATCCCTCTTTTTTATGCAGTTCGAGTAGAAATTTTAACGAAATGGTCAAGATTGTAAACAAAAGGTGTTTTGATTGTTAGTG
The window above is part of the Prunus dulcis chromosome 1, ALMONDv2, whole genome shotgun sequence genome. Proteins encoded here:
- the LOC117613799 gene encoding zinc finger protein CONSTANS-LIKE 15-like, whose protein sequence is MASPKSRSGEGVPCDFCTDQPAVLYCKADSAKLCLFCDQHVHSANLLSRKHVRSQICDNCASEPVSVRCSTDNLVLCQECDWDAHGSCSVSAAHDRTPLEGFSGCPSALQLASLLGLDLHDKNVPGQPDPQLQNWDMGMPSLDSSWSGMGLQDLMVPNHNQNRVVYPNDELMVKRQSAGGISGKQKQGIQKQLVELLKRDLDGSGGGGDGGGCGDGGENLVVPRTPPSSGWQEDNGNGNGEGLEPLELGNRNGGVDGVVVSAATSQPLLQQQAPFTSLLMMPEENRGIVDGDMLWNSNPHGQSSQIWDFHLGRSRDHEESGPLEVTYGSNDSGFMIKNFGELMKETSLTDTKMFRDLYQMNCPVGHDDIKFSNNSNNPTPSQGPATSESNNIPVGRPSLGSAFGEDKGSGASTDLNFMEQSFLMRGDSLRTVGTKADMELLAQNRGNAMLRYKEKKKTRRYDKHIRYESRKARADTRKRVKGRFVKATEAPDG